aatagttttcccattggcaatcataccacatcttcttttttatgtataattgtaacttcaatgtcatttggtctcttgtagagagttgtcttattgtctATCGTACCAtgcacatctttttttttttataaaataaaaaaaatacatcactGCGTAAGATTATATCGACTTTTACAATTTCTGGagactattaaaaaatatatgtgtcttcaaaaaatatatacctttttaacaatatttcgGTTAAGAACAGGTGAATTACAGGTAGATATCAAGATCCAGTCCTTAAGAGGACCCCATAATCCCTAATGTTATTTTAGTCTAATTACTAAATGTTGGAGAAACGTGACCACACCAACTCTTCATATGTATGACCGTTCCTCAAAAATACGCTAtaatataggtaattttattatcatattataataaagagattaactgaataaaaataataagttcctcatagttaattttactacctagtcaaaactataataaacacattttataccgatcGATATCAATAaccgatttgttattacgagtgaATAGAAATATGTCGACTTAAAAAGTTAACTTCCAAAACTTTCTCAATAAACTGTTACACAAAAAGTCACTGGCAAggaacatattttgtttaagttgttttgaaaatatggtGTACTGTAGTCAAATTACgatatttgaaaattcataaGCACCGTAGACACAGCGAAATAACCCAAAACCTCGACATCAATGCACGCAGCTGCAAAAAATGCTATCTTTTCAATtgcaaacaaaatgtgtaacgGAAAAGGATCGTGCACAACCATGACGTGCAAATGTACATGCGAAAACAGTGTGGAAGTAAATGTCACCATAAGCCTACAGGCAAGAATGTAATAAGCGATGAAAAGTAACTTTggcatcaatgtttaatttaaagtagcctttaaattaatacattgtcatgtatcattttttttttagaaaaaagtttattgttttattgaaacGTTTTTAATGCATATATTTCAAACCAAAAAATGTCACGATTTAAAAATGGCAACGAGTCAACTATCAGTAAAGTAAGCCACTTACAGGTCCTGATATGAAAAATCGGAAACGATTCAACAGAGAAACCAATGGTCTGCTTTAAATGACGAGTAAACGAAAGAAAACCACTTATCCACACCTGTGTTACAGACAGTTACCAACGACAACTGTCCAAAAGCACACACATTCCCTCGCTTTTATCCGTTTTGTTGCTAGGGTTCTATAAATGTTATTGTTCGATTTGTATAATTCTTTTCTTGGTCATCCTTATGATATCTTTCAAATAACGTTTTATTGCAAGGTATTCCAAATGTTCGACAAAAtctatttctaaattattaacatcaattGTATTAGCACTCACAGCCGGTTTCAAAGACGTGGCACTTCCTACCCTAGGGGTTGTGGGAATCATATGTTGATACTTGAAAATCCCAAAGATTTATTACATGCAGTATTGTTCACTTTCTTCTTGCCAATGTATAAAAACGTTTGACATTTCAACACTTAACAAAAGTAATTATCACTGTACTTAgtatagtatacatatttttaaggggccagctgaaggacgcctacagGTGCGgaagtttctcgctacattgaagtcCCATTtttggccttcggctgttgtctgctctatggtcgggttggtgtcgctttgacacattccccgtttccttTCTCATCTTTACCCATTATTGATTTATCAAAAGGAATGACCAAGATTGATACAAATGTACTCTTTTAAAGAGAGACAAACCATACTTTAGGCCACACTAACTTAATTCCAGCTTCCCACATCCGGAAAAGTAATGCTGTCTTTTTGTAccgtttgtatttttgtgaacCTAAAAGGATCTCGGCATATAaccattaatttatttttcccATACTTACATTCCCCTGACTTTGCTGCTGATTCTAATAcaacgtgcttctttcgctttgtgaaCAAACACATGCTATAAATCcaataaaatgtgtttgcacatgcgtatattgacttctttagaataatgaattttatcaaattatcatgcacttaatattaatatattcccttaacttttaaaacactttcaaaatttcttaaatGGTGCACTCGATGTTACtaattaatttattatgactgtaatgtgtTGCATTCCGAAATcgacatatttgacctagatgCGACAACCGATCATGCTGGCTGTTCAAACTCCTCCCTCTAAAAAATCTCAGTGCCAGCCGTTTGcttcttttaaaacaaacaaaaaagggaggTTCACGGAAAAGCCTACACATACGCTTTTACACTTATACTTATCGGACATAGACATTACCTTAATTGTCCTATTCAGTAATAATTggtgcaagctatactttattgtaattttaacatgggtaggcattatattcgtgtaCTTTTAGCCCTCACTATCGCTCGggcaaaaataatgaataatataatgcctacccatgcaaaaactacaataaagtatagcttgcatcaattaagTCTTAATTTTCGTTGTTGGAATAAAGTATGCATGCAGATGTAGAAGTGCTGCCTTCACCTGCAATATTGTTTGCCGGTGGGACAATACTATCCATACCCGCTGCATATTTATTCACCTATCATGAGCCGGTTGTTCTGTAGTTTTCGTTGACTGTGTGGGTCATTGGTATTTCTCAATTCGTATATAGGTTAGATCTTTGACTGTTTGATTTgctttacactagtcattttagGGTCCTTTATATCTTGCTGTCTGGTCTGGTCCAAAGCCCTGTGCTGAAGGCCGTACTATGGCCTGTAATTGTATTAACTCTAAATACATTATAAGGTTTGGAACAACCATTCAAATGATCCCTACAATGAGGATCTGTCCATCAGTCAAGGGGTAATTTTACTGTTGTAGAAAGAATAgaaaaaacttataaattttaacttaaaaagggggggtcagCATAGTTCaaccaataattaaaaaaaaaaaacaccggtccactttaataaaaaataaataaagaagataCAAACGTATGTTAAAGTTAAGAGAAttttctcattgacactcataccacatccattttatatacaaaatgacaacagacaaaaaacaaatatgacagcaCTAAAAAGACCGATACTGAGTGAGACAACCaacatataacataaaaaaactaaaatatacacaCATCAACGAACAGCTGGAACCCCAAATAGCTGGAGGTGAACACAAGCAATGACAGATGTTCTGGAAGAATGAGCAGCTCCTGCTTCTTACAAGACAGCCTCCATGTCGCTATTGTTATAAGTCATGCATGTTTTGAATGAGGAAAGACATCTATGAAAATTCAGTGGAGATAATTTTAAGCagttaaaataattattgacCAATAATTTATTCAATCTTGAacgggaaaaaaataatttcagaataTGTACAATAACTATTAAAGCACTAATTTGTTGGCAAATAAGCTCATTAATGGCCCTACTCCTTCATTTTTCATCATGTGACTCTCGTGTAATTtggacttttttatttattttagatctcAGTCTGTATACATATTTATCCTTTGCGAACATCGTTTAAAACAGACTTGGTTCCTCCTGTTTTACATTCATAGCGCAGCAGGATGTAAAATATGTCTATCTAGAACTTCGAGGCAGATAGTATTCAAATAGGGAAACATGCTTTTCCTATTTTTCTTTGTAGTAACTGTACTTCCTTCGATGTTTCATTGCGCGTAGTAATATAAGAAGTACAACTTGTCAGCCCAGCTGCATAATTGATTCGCTTGTAAAGTTTACTCagtaattttgcattaaaattaccATTTGGGTGCGTATGTCCTTCAGTATCTCCCGATTTAGTCGTTTGGTGTATAGCTAATAACGTTTTAGTAGCATCGATTGTAGTATGCTTCCGTTTTCTAGCATTCAGTATGAGCCAGTTATCGTATGCTCTTCTACCAATCACAACTTCCGGGCATTCCTTCCACGGATAGACGGAATTCGTTATAAAATAGTCCGCCCCCCAGGTTGTAAaaagttttcctttttttgaaacttttgttatattttcaaatgtagatgCTTGTTCAGCAGTCACTTCCTTCACGTTTGTTCGCTGACCAACGATCAACATAGGCTCACTGTGGTTGatgtttgaatttaaaatgaaatgaagaGTATCGTTTAGATTTTGTGTAAATATGATGTCCCCGTTAACATAAGCATAAAAATGAGCGGAATATCTCTTCATTACCTccaaatacatatatttcaatattggaACTCCTATGGCGGTTTTTGTGGGTGGGATGACGTCCCAACCTTTTTctttaattcctttaaaaagatGTTGATCGTCAGAGAAAAACACTGGTTTAACACCAGTTCCAAATGAATTCcagttatttaaagtgttgtttCTGCAAACAAACTTTTCAGATTTCGTTGTAAATGTAGTAAAAAGCACTAACAACTGTTTAGAATCTCcatcaatcttttttttgttcCTAATAATTTCATAGCTATCGGTATTTGTGGTACTTCGATTTAGTTTTGAGTTGATAGGTCTCAATAATTTTTCCAAGTTACTTTGTAAATACTGCAGATCAGTTAGTGTGTTGTCCATTATCATGGAAATTGTTTTCGTTCTGTATGAAATACTGATATAGAGGTatgcatatacaaatgtacagaACATACACAAAACTAATATTCTGTAATGGTATAAgcggcgaggttgtactttgccCGTGTTTACATCTAGTGGTGGTAGATGTTTCATGTctttctgaaaatataaaatcaattaccagtatacaaatatgtttaagacTCAGAAACGTGTCCGGCCACCAAAACGTGTCTAATTCCCGAAATCCGAATAAAATTCTAATATGTGTGACAATTAGTAAGTCGGAAGCAATTTGCCAAGTTCTATTAACCCTTCAATGAAATATATTCTTAAAGTAGTTATAGTTCGTTGGAAAAAAATCCAGTCTATAATTACACATTAACCTGTAATAAAATAGTTGTGACAGTCAGTGAACTGGAAAAAATGTCTTCCACCAGACCTTAATGTAAATCAAATAAGAAACAAGTTTTGGCTTTCTTAAAAGCTGTGAACTGCTCCGCTCTATCctaatttaatgtaaatgtgtgCATGTGGTAATTTTAGATAGTTGATTGATATAAAATGGATTTACTTTAAGGGTGTGCGTTATGAGTGTGCCTATATTAGGAGAagttataaaatacagataatGCTTTTTTTGAAAACGTTGTATAGGAACAttgtttaacaaaacaaatcgTGCATGTTGCAAattgacaaagcaaataaagtttaacgtgtattgataattgatctttcaatattgaatttcagTGTACAATACATGCATTATAAAACGAACATGAATTTATGACAGTTGATCGGAACTGATATACACATAGTTAATTTCCCGGCTTTTCATGACTTATCCTGAACGAAAAAAGTCTGTTATTCTTTATCTCATTTTAACCAATGGCTGTTGATGATTCTCAGCCGCATCATAAAGTAACCAATCAGTGATCAGAATTATTATTTCAAGATGGCGTGTATGTCTACTGAAACGTATAGCTCCGCACCGTGATGCGAAGCAAAAACATGTAGCTGTTAGAAAGTAggtagattttttttccaaCTAACAGTTAGACTCAGAACTACAATATGACATCTTAATTAGAATATTTGGAGCACTTAGTTCGTTTGAAACATTTCTCActctaaaaaaaagtataaagatcATTGGTATAGATTCTATAAATTATAAAGTAAATAGCGAGACTGTGAGTAACtcaataattatagattattgttgatcatctcaacgagattgattttctcgcttgagctggaacagcgaaagtgagaaaagcaatcgagttgagatgaccaatgataatcattctgtttatcgctattttacctatgacgacgttgtcaatttcaatgtcaatttcgttagcaacgcaacgtggtctccttagtttctagctgtaatttttccatctcaagcgagaagcatgatatgaaaattatcacaaaaaaagatcaaaggaaaaatgcacaaaatagcgataataccCAGTAACTGGTCTGACGTAACCGTGTATGGCAATGTATCTTAGGATCACATGTATTTACCTGTCATTTCGGCATCTTACAGTATTATATGTAGTGTAGTAGTGTAGCTTAATATAATTAGGCATAAATGTTTTGGTTCTATTTTGGAAAAAAGTTATAACTGTTTGACAAGCAAAAACAAGAAGAAGGCTACCTTTGCAAAGACTGAATATTAAAGAATGATTGTTGCGTTCGAAGGATATGCCCACtttacattaaacatgttaaacactGGTGTTAACTGAAAATTCTAACTATGATTACaagtcaaaaacgaaagtcaaattcttttttttttctaagttaataataaatctattttctgtttgacaagatttttaattttcgttGTAAATCTGAAGTTGTTCAATTTATAGTCTGAGGCAACTCAGTTGGTATCTTCAAAGTTCGGGACAtcagcatttgtacattttgatttgtttggaatctttattttaccatttgaatattcattgttatttggagctgtattggattggattgtttgaatgaatgttttttttcttttaagtaatgatattttttgtctatttcgaCATTACCCATGTGGATAGGCTATAACAGTGTGACATCAAGGCTGGATCCAGCCGTTTTCGAAAGGGAgcttccaaccatatgtccccattaTAATGCATTGATCCTTCAAACCCCTGGAACCCCCACCCCCTGGATCCGCGACTGGAACTATATTAGAATCTTATAGGTAGGTAGACTATTTACAACCGCATTTAAATTTCGCTATGCATCATCACTTCAAATAGAGTTAGTCGGTTAAACCatgtgattgaaaacaatagactgaacaggttgttaacactttcaactatcaatagggtcaagcaacattttcaaaatgataagttcatgtaagcgttaattttgttacagatacgaAATTTCAGTGATAGTGATCCTCAAACATTAAGCCGGTCATGAACTTAGTTTGTGAATTATGTTTGCGGTTTTCTTGACATTagttagtattttcttaatttttcattgccgaaaacaacattttccgcatggaatgtctgcatatttacaattgatattagacaatatcgctATGTGATATATAAGAAAGTTTAATCGATTCGCTTCTTCCCTAGACTGACGATGGCGACAGCAGAAACaggtaaaattaaaatgtcaattgttcttgaacaattgagaggtctttcttttgtaatgtaaaattcaTGTTCCAatagacgtagaatgtattgaaaaggtcaaggtcaaccttaaaaagcttTTAAACACACTGAAAGTCCTTTTAATAATGTCAAAAACACTTAATACGCTAtatgggacatgaccttgaccttttgacctttgtcaaggtcattggtcCCAAATATCATTGCTGAAGACCCAATGCGTCTAGGACCATTAATcatatagtaaaagctgattatgctttttcagaaacctaaaacaaCAGTTATGCCCCTTACAGAAAGGTCAAATAtcttcggtcaaaatgtaacaaagttgcgcatTAAtgcccaaacattttccactatacAACAATTCTGAAAGTATTAAGGTTGCTGAGCTTATCCgctaacaaggtgttaggtcaaaggtcaaggtatacatacacatttgttattgagatattttttcaaagtcacatgaattgatgatgaatggtgaagTTCCTAagtgtctacgacttacggtttctgagttttggtggccaaCCCACACCGGTTAATTTcaataggggcataaccctaccaatgagtcgttgaatcatttcgatccaaatgtaatgAAGAACcagggtctggtcctgaacaaatttcacccttcgttttttttaaacctattacggttacggtgatggaacgataacaaggttttggggtttcggagggattactccgaaccgacaaaatatttcgactcacagggtgagttccggataggtattcatgacaccgatacaaagtgtgaacatgaaagcgacacgtcttacggttaacgcggataaatttgtcaaagtttggcggaaaaggaataataataaacagaagaaatacagtaaggtctttcccttttgaaaaaggaaagaccttaataatttcaataacTATTCTCAAATGTAGCCTGTTGTTGTCAAGAGTTACTCAACTATAAGGGATTTATATACCAATcccatcatatttgaatcgtaacggtgcactatAATTGTCTAAGCGCTTACACAATTGCCGTCGACAAGTAATTTCTTTATCGGATAAAagtaactgaaaaataaaaagtatgtcTTCCagcttttcaatgatattatgTGTGTTAAAACGGCAATGACTAGTTAAATAAACgacgacaaaataaaaataaatgaagcaATTTACAGGTTAATAATATCTAGGACAACTTTACTTAAATATCTCGATTTataactgacaacgacatgtaTAACCTTTTAATAACTAGTATGTACATGCACCTgttaaagatatgaaaaatgaagCAGCTGTCGGGTTAGTTATTgtggtaaacatggtaaatagatattttaatttctttcaaattttcaatgcTGTGTGCGCGAGAGGGGTAGGGGGTGTCAATATCCCTTTTCCCAAGAGCGTAATCCTTTCAATTCATGGCTCATGATGAATGTCCCATATGCGCCCATGGAAAAcgtgatatttttatttgaacacaaaaattcaaaattcaataatcTGAAGTACTGAAAAGATCATGTCCGCAAGTTCTTGTGGATGGTCacaagcacttgtctcagaaaaaaacacatctctATACCTGAAAGTGAGTTAAATGTACAGACATACAAAAATCTAAGACATGGATGATAATAAATGACAAGAAATTAAATCTCACAGTAAACACTATTACAGTGTTGTGAAAGAATCAGTATACTCTGGgtgttttgttatattgagATTGTAATAGTAGTCtcagttatatattatattaatatttgccTGTAACAGTTTACTGTCACTTTGTATATCATTCTTTTGTACTATATTGATAAAAGAGGGGTCAAAGGTACCAGAGGGTatggggcgccgaatgggactcttgtcgttttgtacaaaattcaattatctcataataaaatcatttttgttttacaaaactaTGTCACAGTGATACAGTCTTGTTTTATgagaaattcaattttgtcatgacaaaattcatttttgtagacgtcgaaaaggtatgcaaatataaacttatttgcatacaaaattgtcttttttttacctgatatggtaaaatttaaacacaaaagtcaattgagtgagacaaaattcaattttgtgatgacaaaattcatttttgtgatgacaaaattcatttttgtgatgacaaaattcatttttgtgatgacaaaattcatttctgtgacgacaaaattcatttctgtgacgacaaaattcatttttgtgacgacaaaattgacttttgtgacaaaattaacttttgtgcgacaaaattgatttttgttagTCAATTTTGTcccacaaaagtcaattttgtctcacagaGTCAATTTTAtctcacaaaagtcaactttgtctcacaaaagtcaattttgtgtaacaaaagtcatttggtatgcaaattagttcacagaatccaacctaaactaatttgcatacaaaattgacttttgtcgcccaattttcaaaaaagaaacaaaagtaacaaacaTTGGTTATAAGGAAGTTATTACATTACCTGTTCACAGAGACACTCGCTATGTTAGAGCGATGAAAGACAATACATTGGTTATAGTGAAGTAATTACATTACCTGTTCACAGAGACACTCGCTATGTTAGAGCAACGAAAGACAATACATTGGTTATAAGGTAGAATTTACATTACCTGTTCACAAAGACACTCGCTATGTTAGAGCGATGAAAGACAAAACATTGGTTATAAGGTAGTATTATTACATTACCTGTTCACAGAGACACTCGCTATGTTAGAGCGATGAAAGACAAAACATTGGTTATAAGGTAGAATTTACATCATCTATTCACAAAGACACTCGCTATGTTAGAGCGATGCAAGACAATACCTTGGTTGTAAGAAAGTAATTACATTACCTGTTCACAGAGACACTCGCAATGTTAGAGCGACGAAAGACAATACATTGGTTGGGTTAAAGGAAGTAAATACATTGCCTGTTCACAGAGACACTTTGGATGTAAGAGCGATGAAAGACAAATATTGGTTGTATAAGGAAGCAATTACATTACCTGTTCACAAAGACATTCGGGATGTTAGAGCGATGAATGACAATACATTGGTTATAAGGAAGTAATTACATTGCCTGTTCACAGAGACACTCACTATGTTAGAGCGACGAAAGACAGTACATACATTGGTTATAAGGAAGTGATAACATTGTCTGTTCACAGAGACACTTGCTATGTCAGAGCGATAAAAGACAATACATTCGTGCATTGTAGTTATAAGGAAGTAATTACATTACCTGTTCACAAAGACAATCGCGATGTTAGAGCGATGAACGACAATACATTGGTTATAAGGAAGTAATTACATTGCCTGTTCACAGAGACACTCGCTATGTTAGAGCG
This is a stretch of genomic DNA from Mytilus trossulus isolate FHL-02 chromosome 6, PNRI_Mtr1.1.1.hap1, whole genome shotgun sequence. It encodes these proteins:
- the LOC134723755 gene encoding uncharacterized protein LOC134723755 codes for the protein MKHLPPLDVNTGKVQPRRLYHYRILVLCMFCTFVYAYLYISISYRTKTISMIMDNTLTDLQYLQSNLEKLLRPINSKLNRSTTNTDSYEIIRNKKKIDGDSKQLLVLFTTFTTKSEKFVCRNNTLNNWNSFGTGVKPVFFSDDQHLFKGIKEKGWDVIPPTKTAIGVPILKYMYLEVMKRYSAHFYAYVNGDIIFTQNLNDTLHFILNSNINHSEPMLIVGQRTNVKEVTAEQASTFENITKVSKKGKLFTTWGADYFITNSVYPWKECPEVVIGRRAYDNWLILNARKRKHTTIDATKTLLAIHQTTKSGDTEGHTHPNGNFNAKLLSKLYKRINYAAGLTSCTSYITTRNETSKEVQLLQRKIGKACFPI